CTGTCGGAGGAACTGCCCGAGCCCAGGGGTGGGTCCCAGGTGCTGCCGAAGCCGGGCAGGTCGGTGCCTTCTGCCGCCCCATCCCGGGGGATCCAGGGAACTGGCAGCTGAAGAAGGAAAGACCCTAATACATctcattttaaaaccaaatccTGGCTCGAGGTGAGGCATCCCTGAGCTGGTGTGAATCAGCTTCCCAGTCCCGTCCCATCGCTCGAGTGCAGCATCACCGTTCCTCGGTGCTTGGGGCCCATTAAACACCTAAAAGAACCCACGTTCATGACAGCCGGGGCCTGGGGGCACACACAGGGcttggggggacacggggggctggggtgggggagaagaTGCCCACGGGGCTGCAGGGACGCGCGGGGTGGACACCcggccgctcccggtgccgctcccggtgtcgctcccggtgccgctcccggtgccgctcccggAGCCGCTCCCGGAGCCGCTCCCGGAGCCCGCTCCCGGAGCCcgctcccggcgctgccccATCGCCCCGCTCCCCCGGAAGGCCGgtcccggggcggggcgggcggcaggAAGGGGCAGGGCCGGACCGGGCGCACAAAGCCCGGGGGCCGGCGGGGTCCGTGGcgtgccggggctggggctgtgtcgCGGCGCGATGGGgctggcggcggcgcggggctgggcgctgtccccgctgtccccgggCCCGGCGGAGCGCAGCCGGCCCTACGCGGTGCTGCAGCACCAGAACCTGGGTGAGgagcggggggcaccgggcacAGCC
The DNA window shown above is from Corvus hawaiiensis isolate bCorHaw1 chromosome 18, bCorHaw1.pri.cur, whole genome shotgun sequence and carries:
- the C18H12orf76 gene encoding uncharacterized protein C12orf76 homolog, whose protein sequence is MGLAAARGWALSPLSPGPAERSRPYAVLQHQNLVLLGSILSALLLTIILMAICVYRPVRRR